One genomic segment of Gottschalkia acidurici 9a includes these proteins:
- the cysD gene encoding sulfate adenylyltransferase subunit CysD yields the protein MDHLDQLEAQSIYILREAYKKLGKLGMLWSIGKDSTVMLWLAQKAFYGHCPFPLIHVDTKYKIPEMIEYRDRLAKELNLNLIVNTNEEAIKAGMGPHEGRLVCCKALKTEGLNQVVKNHEFEGLILGIRRDEEGSRSKERVFSERTSDSEWDYANQPPELWDQFKTDFKKGNHIRVHPILHWNELDIWEYIKRENIPIIDLYFSKEGKRYRSLGCAPCTNPIDSEANTLDEIIEELRNTQETERSGRAQDQEDAHAMEKLRKEGYM from the coding sequence ATGGATCATTTAGATCAACTAGAAGCACAAAGTATATATATTTTAAGAGAAGCATATAAAAAGCTAGGAAAATTAGGAATGTTATGGTCTATAGGGAAGGACTCTACAGTAATGTTGTGGTTAGCTCAAAAAGCATTTTATGGACATTGCCCATTTCCGCTAATACACGTAGATACTAAATATAAGATTCCAGAAATGATTGAATATAGAGACAGACTGGCAAAAGAACTAAATCTAAATCTTATAGTAAATACCAATGAAGAAGCAATAAAGGCAGGTATGGGACCACATGAAGGTAGACTTGTTTGCTGTAAAGCTTTAAAAACAGAAGGACTTAATCAAGTAGTTAAGAATCATGAATTTGAAGGTTTAATTTTAGGAATAAGAAGAGATGAAGAGGGTTCTAGATCTAAAGAGAGAGTGTTTAGTGAAAGAACTAGTGACTCAGAGTGGGACTATGCAAATCAACCACCAGAGCTTTGGGATCAATTTAAAACAGACTTTAAAAAAGGAAATCATATAAGGGTACATCCAATACTACATTGGAATGAGTTAGATATATGGGAATATATAAAAAGAGAAAATATACCTATAATAGACCTATATTTCTCTAAAGAAGGTAAGAGATATAGAAGTTTGGGATGTGCACCATGTACAAATCCTATAGATTCAGAAGCGAACACGTTAGATGAAATAATAGAAGAACTTAGAAATACTCAGGAAACAGAGAGATCAGGAAGAGCACAGGATCAAGAAGATGCTCATGCAATGGAAAAACTAAGAAAAGAAGGTTATATGTAG
- a CDS encoding ABC transporter ATP-binding protein, translating into MGIKIEKVSKKFFSKTKETHTLSEVNLNFEKGEFICLLGPSGCGKSTLLNIIAGLETPTEGKIYLNGKEINGVGVDRAVMFQESALFPWLKVIDNVEFGMKMAGVPKEERREKAIHYLKMVHLTKFQNSYIHELSGGMRQRVALARALTLDSEVLLMDEPFSALDSQTKSILQTELQKIWWETKKTIVFVTHNVDEAVFLADRIIVMSANPGRVKKEFKIELGRPRKVDSLDLAYISSQVMKELKEEVEKVAKSEYDIDWDIEKDSVLYSTDNDMGVGL; encoded by the coding sequence ATGGGAATTAAGATAGAAAAGGTTAGCAAAAAATTCTTTAGTAAGACAAAGGAAACTCATACTTTAAGTGAGGTGAACCTTAACTTTGAAAAAGGAGAATTTATTTGCTTACTTGGACCATCAGGATGTGGAAAATCTACACTTTTAAATATAATAGCGGGATTAGAAACACCAACAGAAGGTAAGATTTATTTGAACGGAAAAGAGATAAATGGAGTTGGGGTAGATAGAGCAGTTATGTTTCAAGAATCGGCACTTTTTCCTTGGCTTAAAGTTATAGATAACGTAGAGTTTGGTATGAAAATGGCGGGAGTACCTAAGGAAGAAAGAAGAGAAAAAGCAATACACTACTTGAAAATGGTACATCTAACAAAATTCCAAAACTCATATATACACGAACTATCTGGGGGAATGAGACAGAGAGTTGCACTTGCTAGAGCACTTACTCTAGATTCAGAAGTACTTCTTATGGATGAACCTTTTTCAGCTTTGGATAGTCAAACTAAATCAATCCTCCAAACAGAGCTTCAAAAAATATGGTGGGAGACTAAAAAGACTATAGTGTTTGTAACTCATAATGTAGACGAGGCAGTTTTTCTTGCAGATAGGATAATAGTTATGTCTGCAAATCCAGGAAGAGTTAAGAAGGAATTTAAAATAGAACTTGGAAGACCTAGAAAAGTTGATAGCTTAGATTTAGCATATATATCTTCTCAAGTTATGAAAGAGTTGAAAGAGGAGGTAGAGAAAGTTGCAAAATCAGAGTACGACATCGACTGGGATATTGAAAAAGATAGTGTTCTATATAGCACTGATAATGATATGGGAGTTGGCTTATAG
- a CDS encoding ABC transporter permease, giving the protein MQNQSTTSTGILKKIVFYIALIMIWELAYRLGVETLKIWKPYTFPSPFSVIESLFILGKTNTLAIAIIASMKRLFVGYGISLVLGAALGLIIAKFKYIDENLTPLILGLQTLPSVCWIPFSILWFGIDESSIIFVIAIGSTFAVTMAIESSIKNIHPLYAKAARTMGASGMKLYFNVTLPAALPSIVTGLKQGWSFAWRALIAGEMISATTGLGQVLMVGRDLADISQVVAVMVVIIILGLFLDNIVFGKIEKRIRQKWGLETN; this is encoded by the coding sequence TTGCAAAATCAGAGTACGACATCGACTGGGATATTGAAAAAGATAGTGTTCTATATAGCACTGATAATGATATGGGAGTTGGCTTATAGACTTGGAGTAGAAACACTAAAAATATGGAAGCCATATACATTTCCATCACCCTTCAGTGTAATAGAAAGTTTATTCATACTTGGAAAAACCAATACACTAGCGATAGCTATAATAGCTAGTATGAAGAGATTATTTGTAGGATATGGTATATCGCTAGTACTTGGAGCTGCACTAGGGCTTATAATAGCTAAATTTAAATATATAGATGAGAATCTAACTCCACTAATACTAGGACTTCAAACATTACCAAGTGTGTGTTGGATACCTTTTTCAATACTTTGGTTCGGAATAGATGAAAGTTCGATTATATTTGTTATAGCTATAGGATCAACATTTGCAGTAACTATGGCAATAGAGTCATCGATAAAGAATATTCATCCCTTATATGCGAAGGCTGCTAGAACTATGGGGGCTAGTGGAATGAAACTATATTTTAATGTAACACTTCCAGCAGCATTACCGTCTATAGTTACAGGATTAAAACAAGGATGGTCATTTGCTTGGAGAGCACTTATTGCAGGTGAAATGATTAGTGCAACTACGGGACTAGGTCAAGTTCTTATGGTAGGAAGAGACCTTGCTGATATAAGCCAAGTAGTAGCAGTAATGGTAGTAATAATAATATTAGGACTATTTTTAGATAATATAGTATTTGGAAAAATAGAAAAAAGAATAAGACAAAAATGGGGCTTAGAAACTAATTAA
- a CDS encoding 4Fe-4S dicluster domain-containing protein, with protein MSIVISKEKCVGCNKCIGVCPGNLIYKNSDNKAFIKYPKECWGCTACLKECKFEAIKYYLGADIGGKGGYLYTKDENDYLHWHIVDKNGERQVITIDKNESNKY; from the coding sequence ATGAGTATAGTGATAAGTAAAGAAAAGTGTGTAGGTTGCAATAAATGTATAGGGGTTTGTCCAGGGAATTTAATATATAAGAATAGTGATAATAAAGCATTTATAAAGTATCCTAAAGAATGTTGGGGATGTACAGCTTGTCTTAAAGAATGTAAGTTTGAGGCCATAAAATACTACCTAGGGGCAGACATCGGGGGTAAAGGTGGATACCTATATACTAAGGACGAAAATGACTATTTGCATTGGCATATAGTAGATAAAAATGGAGAAAGACAAGTGATAACTATAGATAAAAATGAGTCTAATAAGTACTAA
- a CDS encoding PadR family transcriptional regulator: MNDNKALLKGSTIMLVLNLLSTSDMYGYQMIKELEKRSDSTFTLKEGTLYPILHELESKGMIKSYWEDTESTRKRKYYNITTNGKKMLSQKQKEWKVYSNAIDKVMGGEYVE, translated from the coding sequence TTGAATGATAATAAAGCACTTCTAAAAGGGAGCACAATTATGCTGGTTCTTAATTTATTAAGCACAAGTGATATGTATGGATATCAAATGATTAAAGAACTAGAAAAGCGATCAGATAGTACATTTACTTTAAAAGAAGGAACACTGTATCCAATACTGCATGAATTAGAAAGTAAAGGGATGATAAAGTCGTACTGGGAAGATACTGAATCTACCCGAAAAAGAAAATACTATAATATTACAACAAACGGAAAAAAGATGTTATCACAAAAACAGAAAGAGTGGAAAGTATATAGTAATGCTATAGATAAAGTTATGGGAGGTGAATATGTTGAATAA
- the cysC gene encoding adenylyl-sulfate kinase, with protein MAVTSDNVVWHSSSINREDREELLGQRGTLIWFTGLSGSGKSTIANALQERLYKKGKLTYVLDGDNIRHGLNGDLGFSLEDRKENIRRIGEVGKLFVDSGIITLGTFVSPLREDRLQVRNLLKQDFIEVYIKCSLETCEQRDPKNLYKKARNGEIKDFTGIDSPYEEPENPEIILETDVEDIDTCIDKIIEYLELKENTI; from the coding sequence ATGGCAGTTACTTCAGACAATGTAGTTTGGCATAGTTCAAGTATTAATAGAGAAGATAGAGAAGAGTTACTAGGACAAAGAGGAACTCTTATATGGTTTACAGGTTTATCTGGATCTGGAAAGTCAACTATAGCTAATGCACTTCAAGAAAGATTATATAAAAAAGGTAAACTTACTTATGTATTGGATGGAGACAACATAAGACATGGACTAAATGGGGACTTAGGATTTAGCCTTGAGGATAGAAAGGAAAATATAAGAAGAATAGGTGAAGTAGGAAAACTATTTGTAGACTCGGGAATTATAACTCTTGGAACTTTTGTATCACCTTTAAGAGAAGATAGACTACAAGTAAGAAATCTTTTAAAACAAGACTTCATAGAAGTATATATAAAATGCTCACTAGAAACTTGCGAGCAGAGAGATCCTAAGAACCTTTATAAAAAAGCAAGAAATGGTGAAATAAAAGATTTCACAGGGATAGATTCTCCATACGAAGAGCCAGAAAATCCAGAGATTATCTTAGAGACAGATGTTGAAGATATCGATACTTGTATAGATAAAATCATAGAATATTTAGAGCTTAAGGAGAATACGATATGA
- a CDS encoding FtsW/RodA/SpoVE family cell cycle protein produces the protein MNKHTSEFLRNVCNQIKYKKIHKDISNELIMHIDEIKDEYIKKGMPEEEAVKKAVEQMGNPIEIGKSLNKTHKPKLEWSIIILVGMLIAAGVGVLFSLVNDAAFLSTLSIRINNDLSVSMKGLIKLYLLYTSLGISFLLAFYFLDYTTLEKYSLHIFLASIAFLFITSYFLPSEYIYKYIGIKDVRFSPVSIAMPFLLISFSGLLTRWMTGNRGDSLKIFGLGALAILICLIHISRVNNVILIHESIVNTFILICVFLVMITIAIIDKRFKGNKKLFLFYTYGSVVSSVGGFLFFYVRPRKYLVERLMDILNPSTDPTSYGFIYMCIKKVLYGSKMFGKGDGVYFNNGERFLVPSSESDFIFTYIVSTFGWIAGIAIVIIALVTIIRMLFTVKKIHSTYGKYIMSSITIAFSLQIAANILMNLGMFPLMEAALPLISYGGVSFIINMGLIGLLLGIYRRKDLILSTE, from the coding sequence TTGAATAAACATACTTCTGAGTTTTTAAGAAATGTATGTAACCAAATAAAGTATAAAAAAATTCATAAAGATATCTCTAATGAATTAATAATGCACATAGACGAAATAAAGGATGAGTATATAAAAAAAGGAATGCCAGAAGAAGAAGCTGTTAAAAAGGCAGTTGAGCAAATGGGTAATCCTATTGAAATTGGGAAAAGCCTTAATAAAACTCATAAGCCTAAACTTGAATGGTCTATTATTATATTAGTTGGTATGTTGATTGCTGCAGGTGTAGGAGTCTTATTTTCTCTTGTAAATGATGCTGCTTTCTTGTCTACTCTATCAATTAGAATTAATAATGATCTCTCAGTCTCAATGAAAGGACTTATTAAGCTTTATTTACTATATACATCTTTAGGAATCAGTTTTTTATTAGCATTTTACTTTCTCGATTATACAACACTTGAGAAGTATTCTTTACACATATTTTTAGCAAGTATTGCATTCTTATTTATAACATCATATTTTCTACCAAGCGAATATATATATAAATACATTGGAATTAAAGATGTAAGATTTAGTCCTGTATCTATAGCTATGCCCTTTTTACTTATATCTTTCTCAGGACTTTTAACAAGATGGATGACCGGTAACCGAGGTGATTCTCTAAAGATATTTGGTTTAGGAGCTCTAGCTATATTAATATGCTTAATACATATATCTAGGGTAAATAATGTTATACTGATACATGAATCTATTGTAAATACCTTTATACTTATTTGTGTATTTCTAGTTATGATTACTATAGCCATTATAGATAAAAGATTTAAAGGGAATAAAAAGTTATTTTTATTTTATACTTATGGAAGTGTAGTCAGTTCTGTAGGAGGATTTTTATTTTTCTATGTTAGGCCACGCAAGTATCTGGTAGAAAGATTAATGGATATTTTGAATCCTAGTACAGATCCGACATCATATGGATTTATATATATGTGTATAAAGAAGGTATTGTACGGAAGTAAAATGTTTGGAAAAGGAGATGGAGTATACTTTAATAATGGAGAAAGGTTCTTAGTTCCATCTTCAGAATCTGATTTTATTTTTACTTATATTGTTTCTACTTTTGGTTGGATTGCTGGTATTGCAATAGTTATTATCGCTTTAGTAACTATTATACGTATGCTTTTTACAGTCAAGAAAATTCATTCAACATACGGAAAGTATATCATGAGCTCAATCACTATAGCATTCTCTTTGCAGATAGCTGCTAATATATTGATGAATTTGGGCATGTTTCCTCTGATGGAGGCTGCACTACCCCTTATTTCATATGGAGGTGTGAGTTTCATAATTAATATGGGGCTAATTGGACTACTGCTTGGAATATATCGTAGGAAAGACTTAATACTATCTACTGAATAA
- a CDS encoding adenylyl-sulfate reductase subunit alpha, with amino-acid sequence MSLDIKEYKTDILIVGGGTAGCFAALTISEESNASVIIAEKANIKRSGCLAAGVNALNAYITENETVDSYVEYVKKEFEEVIREDLVYTIGEKLNSVTEKIESLGLPILKDENGKYVTRGKRSIKINGENIKPILVDGIKNKENILILNRVNIIDYIVKDGRVIGAYGFSLDENKLLVIYAKGVICATGGASGIYRPNNPGFSRHKMWYSPFNTGAGYAMGIRAGAEMTSFEMRFIALRCKDTIAPTGTVAQGVKASQVNANGEKYVSRYGKPTTPVRLHSTIMENRIGNGPCFIQTEGIAKDVEEQLLKAYLNMAPAQTLKWLENGIGPSEENIEIEGTEPYIVGGHTGSGYWVDRDRKTTLKGLYAVGDVAGGSPKKYVTGCFAEGEIAGLSIIEYIRGKEVEVADSEEIIKVKSKLEGFLENKESIYSIEEVEQSMQKVMDEYAGGISSNYGYNESRLDIALDKIEELIRLSNKLKANDLHELLFIQEIQDRLIVAKVLIHHLKARKETRWRSYQENLNYPNKDDSNFLKYINSVYSDGEVKIQYRDLIGKGEVYEYSDK; translated from the coding sequence ATGAGTTTAGATATAAAGGAGTATAAAACAGATATTTTAATAGTAGGTGGAGGGACTGCAGGATGCTTTGCAGCCCTTACAATATCAGAAGAAAGCAATGCAAGTGTAATAATAGCTGAAAAAGCTAATATAAAAAGAAGTGGCTGTCTTGCAGCCGGTGTAAATGCACTAAACGCATATATAACAGAAAATGAAACTGTTGATTCTTATGTAGAATACGTAAAAAAAGAATTTGAAGAAGTCATAAGGGAAGATCTGGTATATACCATAGGAGAAAAGTTAAATAGTGTAACTGAAAAAATTGAGTCACTAGGATTACCAATATTAAAAGATGAAAATGGAAAATATGTGACTAGGGGTAAGAGAAGCATAAAAATTAATGGTGAAAATATAAAGCCAATATTAGTAGATGGAATAAAGAATAAAGAAAATATACTAATTTTAAATAGAGTAAATATCATAGATTATATAGTTAAAGATGGTAGAGTTATAGGAGCTTATGGATTTTCATTAGATGAAAATAAGCTATTAGTTATATATGCTAAAGGAGTAATTTGTGCAACTGGTGGAGCATCAGGAATATATAGACCTAATAATCCAGGATTTTCGAGACATAAAATGTGGTATAGTCCATTTAATACAGGTGCAGGATATGCAATGGGAATCAGAGCTGGAGCAGAAATGACTTCATTTGAAATGAGATTCATAGCTCTAAGATGTAAAGATACTATAGCACCAACAGGTACAGTAGCTCAAGGGGTAAAAGCATCACAAGTGAATGCTAATGGAGAAAAATACGTTTCACGCTATGGAAAACCGACTACTCCGGTAAGACTACATTCAACTATAATGGAAAATAGGATAGGAAATGGGCCATGTTTCATACAAACAGAAGGGATAGCTAAAGATGTAGAGGAACAATTGTTAAAGGCATATCTAAATATGGCACCAGCTCAAACTCTAAAATGGTTAGAAAATGGGATAGGTCCTTCAGAAGAAAATATAGAGATAGAAGGTACAGAACCATATATAGTTGGAGGGCACACTGGGAGTGGATATTGGGTTGATAGAGATAGGAAAACCACTTTGAAAGGATTATACGCAGTGGGTGATGTAGCGGGAGGAAGTCCTAAAAAATATGTGACAGGATGCTTTGCAGAAGGCGAAATAGCCGGATTATCAATAATAGAATATATAAGAGGTAAAGAAGTAGAAGTAGCTGATAGTGAAGAAATAATTAAAGTTAAAAGTAAGCTAGAAGGGTTCCTAGAAAATAAAGAGAGTATTTATTCTATAGAAGAGGTAGAACAATCTATGCAAAAAGTTATGGATGAATATGCTGGTGGGATATCTTCTAATTATGGATATAACGAAAGTAGATTAGATATAGCTTTAGATAAAATTGAGGAGCTTATAAGATTATCAAATAAACTAAAGGCAAATGATTTACATGAACTATTATTTATACAAGAAATACAAGATAGGCTTATAGTAGCAAAAGTATTAATCCATCATTTGAAAGCAAGAAAAGAAACTAGATGGAGAAGTTATCAAGAAAATCTAAATTATCCAAACAAAGATGATAGTAACTTCTTAAAATATATAAATTCAGTATATAGTGATGGTGAAGTGAAAATACAATATAGAGATTTGATTGGAAAAGGTGAAGTCTATGAGTATAGTGATAAGTAA
- a CDS encoding GTP-binding protein — protein sequence MNRESLNIVVVGHVDHGKSTLIGRLLFDTDSLPSGAIEKVKRISQEKGKGFEYSYLLDAFEEEQKQGITIDTTRLQFKTEKRDYIIIDAPGHKEFLKNMISGAASAESAILMVDANEGIQEQSKRHGYILSLLGIQKVYVAVNKMDLVDYSEEKYEEIKRDFDRFLNTLGVYPLKYIPVSAFHGENIASKSDKMPWYEGESILEAMDIIEKEVGIEDQPLRFPIQDVYKFDHRRIIAGRIESGSLKVGDEIVILPSNKTTKVKSIEHWVEKDKKEEVSAGMSVGIIVEDEFFYKRGEIVSHKDNIPTVTDTFGGNLFWLGKDDLVKNKKYKLKLATLEIECEIAKINKVIDASTLETIENGERVKRNDVAEITITTKEPIALDEFKNIQSTGRFVIVDDLDVSGGGIITKGSSFEVEKKFKSVDGEVHSVRPRLVTRQDREKRLGATSKVVWLTGKAGCGKREIAVNLEKELFDSGKNVYYLDYYQVATNQNDSEGIKEVTKIANILSETGSIVIVTSNYLLREEKEYIKSQVGKENFVEVYVEASDEVCAERFPSKEAIADLNEKSKEPFISLYIDDPNFDGKEKANSLLNIIF from the coding sequence ATGAATAGAGAAAGTTTAAATATAGTTGTAGTTGGACACGTAGATCATGGTAAGTCAACACTTATTGGAAGACTCTTATTCGATACGGATTCATTACCAAGCGGAGCTATAGAAAAAGTAAAAAGAATTTCTCAAGAAAAAGGAAAAGGGTTTGAATATTCATATCTATTAGATGCTTTTGAAGAAGAGCAAAAGCAGGGTATAACTATAGATACAACAAGACTTCAATTTAAGACTGAAAAAAGAGACTATATAATAATAGATGCTCCAGGACATAAAGAATTCTTAAAAAATATGATATCGGGAGCAGCAAGTGCAGAGTCAGCAATACTTATGGTAGATGCCAATGAGGGAATACAAGAACAGTCTAAAAGACATGGATATATATTATCACTTTTAGGTATTCAAAAAGTTTATGTAGCAGTAAATAAGATGGACTTAGTAGATTACTCAGAAGAAAAATATGAAGAAATAAAAAGGGATTTTGATAGATTTTTAAATACGCTAGGCGTTTATCCGTTGAAGTATATTCCAGTTTCAGCATTCCACGGAGAAAATATAGCTAGCAAATCAGATAAAATGCCATGGTATGAAGGTGAAAGCATATTAGAAGCTATGGATATAATAGAAAAAGAAGTAGGAATAGAAGATCAACCATTAAGATTCCCTATACAAGATGTATATAAGTTTGATCATAGAAGAATAATTGCAGGGAGAATAGAATCAGGAAGCTTAAAAGTAGGAGACGAGATAGTTATACTACCAAGTAACAAAACTACAAAAGTGAAATCTATAGAGCACTGGGTAGAGAAAGATAAAAAAGAAGAAGTAAGTGCTGGAATGTCAGTGGGTATAATAGTTGAAGATGAGTTTTTCTACAAAAGAGGAGAGATAGTATCTCACAAAGATAATATACCAACAGTGACAGATACATTTGGTGGTAACTTGTTTTGGTTAGGTAAAGACGATTTAGTAAAAAATAAGAAATATAAATTAAAACTTGCTACTTTAGAAATAGAATGTGAAATAGCAAAAATAAATAAGGTTATAGATGCGTCTACTCTTGAAACTATAGAAAATGGAGAAAGAGTAAAAAGAAATGACGTAGCAGAAATAACTATAACAACAAAAGAACCAATAGCATTAGATGAGTTTAAAAATATCCAAAGTACAGGAAGATTTGTAATAGTAGATGATTTAGATGTTAGTGGTGGTGGAATAATAACTAAAGGAAGCAGTTTTGAGGTTGAAAAGAAATTTAAATCAGTAGATGGAGAAGTTCACTCTGTAAGACCTAGACTGGTAACTAGACAAGATAGAGAGAAAAGACTAGGGGCTACAAGTAAAGTAGTATGGTTAACTGGAAAAGCGGGATGCGGAAAAAGAGAAATAGCAGTAAATTTAGAAAAAGAGTTATTCGATAGTGGTAAAAATGTATACTATCTAGATTACTATCAAGTAGCAACAAATCAAAATGATTCAGAAGGAATAAAAGAAGTGACTAAGATAGCAAATATACTTAGTGAAACGGGAAGCATAGTTATAGTTACATCAAACTATCTTTTAAGAGAAGAAAAAGAATATATAAAATCTCAAGTTGGAAAAGAAAACTTTGTAGAAGTATATGTAGAAGCTTCAGATGAAGTATGTGCAGAAAGATTCCCATCGAAAGAAGCTATAGCTGACTTAAATGAAAAATCAAAAGAACCATTTATATCACTATATATAGACGATCCGAATTTTGATGGAAAAGAAAAAGCCAACTCACTTTTAAATATTATATTTTAG
- a CDS encoding aliphatic sulfonate ABC transporter substrate-binding protein, with protein sequence MRLRKSLVYTILVILTLALVGCSDESTKTSSDGSKIVRVGFFPNVTHTQALVGKGNGTFQKEIGKEYTIDWKQFNAGPSELEALLAGELDIGYIGPGPAVNGYTVSKGDLQIISGASNAGAVLIVGKDTDIKDIKDLEHKKIAIPQYGNTQDICLRGLLKDNGLKDSARGGTVDVVQAPNPDIKMLLEEGNIDAAFVPEPWGSRLESEIGAKILLDYDETWREGEYSSAVIIARKEFVENHPDLIEKFLKAHIETTEYINKNNDQAKKVINEQLQELIQKPLPKDVLDRAFDRLVITYDPQRESVKEIVDLSYEVGYLRRKPDLTNLFNLDLLNKVLDSKGLKEIK encoded by the coding sequence ATGAGGTTAAGAAAATCTTTAGTTTATACTATCTTAGTTATACTTACTCTAGCTTTGGTAGGCTGCTCAGATGAATCAACTAAGACTTCAAGCGATGGGTCTAAGATAGTAAGGGTAGGATTCTTCCCTAATGTAACTCATACTCAAGCACTAGTTGGTAAAGGAAATGGAACTTTTCAAAAAGAGATTGGGAAAGAATATACTATAGACTGGAAACAATTTAATGCAGGACCATCGGAGCTAGAGGCACTACTTGCAGGAGAGCTAGACATAGGCTATATTGGTCCAGGTCCAGCAGTTAACGGTTATACCGTGTCTAAAGGGGATTTACAAATAATATCTGGGGCTTCTAATGCAGGAGCAGTATTGATAGTAGGTAAAGATACAGATATAAAAGACATAAAAGATTTAGAGCATAAAAAAATTGCCATACCACAGTATGGAAATACTCAAGATATTTGCTTAAGGGGACTATTAAAAGATAATGGATTAAAAGATTCTGCAAGAGGTGGAACAGTAGATGTAGTCCAAGCACCAAATCCAGATATAAAGATGCTTCTAGAGGAAGGAAATATAGATGCAGCTTTTGTACCGGAACCTTGGGGTTCAAGATTAGAAAGTGAAATAGGGGCAAAAATTTTATTAGACTATGATGAGACTTGGAGAGAAGGGGAATATTCATCAGCAGTTATAATAGCTAGGAAAGAGTTTGTAGAAAATCATCCAGACTTGATAGAAAAGTTTTTAAAAGCACATATAGAAACAACTGAGTATATAAACAAAAACAACGATCAAGCAAAGAAGGTTATAAATGAACAACTTCAAGAATTAATACAAAAGCCACTGCCTAAAGATGTATTAGATAGAGCATTTGATAGATTGGTAATAACGTATGATCCACAGCGAGAGTCAGTGAAGGAAATAGTAGATCTTTCTTATGAAGTTGGCTATTTAAGGAGAAAACCCGACTTAACAAATTTATTTAATCTAGATTTATTAAATAAAGTACTAGACTCTAAGGGACTGAAAGAAATAAAGTAA